A region of the Apium graveolens cultivar Ventura chromosome 6, ASM990537v1, whole genome shotgun sequence genome:
ATCAGGCAAGAATAAACATATAACAATCTACACAAAGATGGTACCTCCAATTTATCAAGGAAAGTATCAAATACATTACTAATACACAGAATAAGATGAAGTATCAATTTCTGCAACCAATAACATGCAAAACTCAATGTTGTTCTTGCTGCTCGTATATCTGCATATACGTCTCTGAAAGCGCAACCATCTGAGGAAGAGTCTCAGAAACATGCAGATCCTGCATCTCATACCTGTAATGTTAAGATAATAATAACTGTAAGTCTACAAGGAACAAGAACAAGAACAAGAACAAGAGACTAGAGTACATTTCGAATTTAGAAGTTGTATTACCATAATTCTTCCGACTTCCGTTGTACAAACACTCTGTAGGATCCTTCACCTGGTTTTCCATCATGTACAATATTGGCTATCAAGTCGTACTTGGACCTAACCTTTTCCTTCCCTTTTGGAGCTGGGAGTGGGATGTAATCCTTTAGCTCCAAATTTTTAACAGGAAAATTTACTGTAGAAGGAAAGTTCGAGGCAACACAGATTAGACATATACAAAGGTCAGCTTTCATGCCAATCTTAAGCTACTGAATCAATTAGATGAAGCTGAGAATCTTGAAAAATgaattcattttattaaaaaataaagtTGCAAAAATGAGGAAGCTGAAAGAACTTACAGAATATCAAACTCAATGACAACCAAGAAATTTACTTAACACCAGCTGAGTAATTCTATAATGCACACGCAATGACATAGGGTCAGGTCACCCCCCCCCCCAAGAACAGATAGAAATTTATGCTCACAGAACACAAGGCCTGGTCATCAAATCCGCAACTGCAACTGGAGGAAGGGTTGGACATAGTGACGCTGATAAAACTCAATTAAAACCTATGTTTTGAACTTCCAAATTTTTTTGTACATGACAAATACTTCCGGACAACCGACTTTAAAGTGTACATGACAAATACTTCCGGACAACCGAATTTAAAGCATAAATTAGTACATCGTGTGCCTCTCTCCTATATTATTCCAATATAAAATTGCATTAAATTGTGTCCACTGTCCATCAAACCACCCTATGCTAATATAAGCATTTTAGTTTAACTAAGTATATATAATGTAGCTATCTCATTCGCAACTGAGCTGAAAACAAGATATAAATCTAACCTACGATCCTCTTTCATTATCACGTTTACCAGATTGTACATATCACTTTGTAAACATTTCCTCAACCAACCTTGTTTAGTTTGTGTATTTGAGAAGAGGTCTGTCACTTGCAAGTAATTAATAACGAAATCTGACCCAAGCCAGGAATGCAATGTCGCACGTTGTAAGAGATGAATCTTTTCATTAAATAGGAAAAAATACCTAGTGTAGGATTCTTTTCCACAAAGAAATTGTTCCTTGTAAATCGACGCATGTGGAGTATCAGATACTGTGGCAGCTTAGTAACACGGTATCTCATCCTTGCTATACGGGGTCGTACAACTTCTGTGACAGACTCACCATCGAACTTCTTCAGTATGTTAAAAAGAGGAACCTAGAAAACATTCTCACGATGTCAGGAACCACAGCCAGGGAGAGTACAAAACTGGAAAGATGTACAACAAGTGAACTCCTAACAGTTTGGAAACTAGTAAATAAAGGAAACAGGTCCTTCTATAACTTTATTACCATAACGTAGAATATTCCTAAATTATCTATTTGACTAATATATTAAATTACAACTAACATCATTCTTAAcaaataacaaataaaaattaatctttcaaTACCTTGATCCACAATGGTTGGTGCTTTCAACCATTTAAACTGAATTTATTATTATCCCTCTTTTATCCTTTCACTATCAGAAGAATTTCCACAATCATTACTTCATTAGTATAATTACCAAGATTTCTCTCTTCTAAGTGGCTCCAATGTCAAACTTTTAGTTATCCATTGCTGAAGAAAGTAAAACAAGATATCACAGGAAAAAAATCCTGCTTCCTTTTAAACTAATTTATTTCCCTCCTCCTGAGACCGGTTAGAATTTAGGCAGAGTCAAACATTCTAAAGGATAATTGCTCAATAAAAATGTAAATCGTACAAAAATCCGTAGTGGTGCCACATGGAGAGCAAAATATAATCACGGGAAATGACACATTTAACTGTGAAAGAgtattatttaatattttctGTGGCTTTTATAATCTATGCAAGAGCAAGAACCCTGTGCTTCCAtaacttttatattatttatagaagaaatTATCAGATGTTATTTAGGTTATTACTCTCTCCAAGTTTCTTGTTTACAAGGTGACTGTTCAACGCATTATCCTGTCTCTCATAAGTCATACATGGTTGTAGCCTGTTCCAACTTCCAAAAGACTGAAAATATACATTTTTTCTCAACCCAATGATTTAACTGGAGTGGAATTAACAGGTTAAAACTAAATTGTCTTAACAAATGAGCTTATTATCCCAACAATTAAGATTGGCAAGATATAATTGACATAATTATGAATGATGACAAAAATAGAAGTACCTGAGGGATGATATTTTTCTCCATCACATCCTGAAAAAGTGGCGGTGGTGGTAAGTCCAATCCCAGCATTAGGAATGGCATCCTGCTAGTCTCTGTGATGACATTTCTACCTTCAGCTGCACCATCATTGCCAGTGCCATTATTCAGGACATCTCCGTTCTCTTTCTTATCAGCAATAGCCTTCCCATGCACTTCTTTCACAACCTCAAGCTCTCCCTAGAGAAAACCCAAAGGTAACTCTTTTTAGATTTGTAGAAAGTGAAAGATATTGGATATCTGTCCATGTGGCCAAGATATAAATAAAGCAAACCTGGAAACACTCATGGATAATGCTGTGCTTTTTCTTTGAAGACTTAAGTTTTTCATGAAGTTTATTAAGAAGCCACGACATGAACTCTACGGGGTCAGACTGAGAACCTATTTTGAAGCGTTTTTTACTTGCTTTCATTACCGCCTGTAGAAACTCATGTGGACTCACCTGTACAAATGTGTAACAATATGTAAACAGATAAAATGCCAAGGAAAAAATAACAATAACTAACGTATAGACAGGAGCATCATACCTGTCCTTTAAAGTTCCTAGCATGCCAAATTTTCCGTGTAAGCTCCCCAAAGCGCTGCACAAGAGGAGATTTGCTGTGTGCATAATTTTCAGGGATGAGAAAAAAGTTCCTCAATGGAGTGACACGCATTAAAGATTGAATTGTGACATTCACAAAATCTGTTTCTTTGATGTTGTTAAGTCCCACCTAAACAATGAAAATCATAAGCATCAGCAATTAGAAGCGAAGAGAAAACACCCGACCAATAGAACCAGAGATAAGATGCAACAAGTTCTTGATAGATAATTAAACTGCATACCATTCCCGGAAGATAATCAGATCCATCAAGTGCCCTAGACCATTGCCTATTTTTATCAAGCTGATCAACTTGTTCCCGACTAAATCTGTAAAGAAAGAGCAGATAATATTGTGTGAATGGACTGGTACAATAAGATGACATGGAGACGCGAAAAACAATGAGCATGTAAAGTTACATGTATCCTTCCTATACACCTTAACTTGCGTGAAAAAAACTAGGGGAACAATTTAAGATGTTCTTGCGGGCAGAGGGAGTACATAACTATTAATAATATATCTCCCTTCGTAAATATCCTATACACTCATTTGCTCACTTACAAGACCATACAAAACACATCACAAGTGCCAGAACAAGGCATTCAATCTAGGTGAGCTTTGGAGGAAAATGTCATTTACAAAATCGAAGAGATTAAATAGGCAAACCTTGGATTTAGAACATGTCGAATATCCTCCAACGATGGGTCATTTATTTCATAACCATCAGGTAGACAATAAACTTTCTCTGACTGCATGTTGATATAAACATGGTGCCCAGCTTCAAGGCTATGAGTATATGCGTGAGATTTCTGCCCTCTTCCTTGGAAATACTTCCCACAAACTAAACATGCATATACATTCAAATTCGAGAGAGAAACCGAACAAAACCTTTCAAAATCAAAATCCAAAACCTGCAATTAATCAAGTAAAAATTATTCTACAAAGGAAAGCATACAAAACCAAAAGTAATCCGTAATCAAGATATCGCAAAGGATCTAAAGAGACAATGGCGTAGATACACCAGTTTTATTATAATTCTACAGGGTTGTGGCATCCATAAATTCAATAATCATCAAAGGCTGACAAGAATTGAGCCTGATAAAAGATGAGGTCCCGGTAATTGGTTTAATTGCATGGTGCAcaataattatattaatttatgtTATTTATCATCCATAGCATATACAGTACAACTGATTGCCAAGTAAAAAAAAGATAAGCTATGATTCATAATCCAAACAAAAGTTGGTCTTTTAGGTGCTGGTTGAAAAAACTAACTCGGACAGCGGATGTGTGCAAAAGGGCATTAAACTTCATAACATGAAAATAGTTCATTCTTTTGTTATTGTTTCCTATTATGTGCTATGAATCTTATGACAGCAATTTTAGCCATACAATTACACAGAATCAGGAACACTATGTTCACATTAAAAATGAAGATTTAACAATAATGTGACTGAAGAGCTTTACATCTACGGTAGCTTAGCTTCTTCGAGAAAAACATTCGTCTAAATACAAGAGCGGATGTAACAAAGAAAATCTCATCAATCAATTCAGAATAAGCTTTTAAATCAGAAAAAATACAATAGCATACAATGAATAGAATACCTGGCGGTTGACCGTGTCAAGATATGGGCAGTCCCTGCGAAGCTCAATCATTCGTTTACGATGTCCTTGGGCTACACCTATCTCATCATCATCCTCGTCATCCTCCTCTTCCTCGTCTTCCTGATGTTCAGGACCATTTTCGTGATTCTGTACAGGTTTTTCCAAGTATGCTTGTTCATCATCAtcctcgtcatcatcatcatTGTAAGTAGCAAGAGGCAGGAGCGCATTACTAAAGGCAGGTTGGGGAGGTGAAGTCACAGATGGCTGTAGCATCTTCTGTCTCTTCGCTTCATACTCGTCCTCAATCTTCCCTTCTCTCTTTGACTTCATGTGCTTTATCTGTCTTCTTTCACTATTCATTAATCAATACGTTAGCATGAATACAAATATACAATCTAGCAGCTGAAAACAGTAAAGCGTGTCGCTTCAGATGTAATTCATGCATATCAGACCTCATCTAGCACACAATACAATACAGACGATGAAATTATGAACCACCACTTGTACAATAAAAAACAGTGGACAGGGAAAAGTAGAATGAATAACTTGGATTCACACATAGGAAATGCACTTAGTTCCAATTACAATCCAAAAGTATCTTACTAGATACACACAGCTACAAGTTTCTAAGAAAGAAGGAATTCAGTTAAAGAAAACTGATTAATAACACAATTACGACACAAGGGCAGAAATATTTAAgtcaaacagaaaacaaatttattaatttatctcACTATCACAATTTCTATTTCTCTTCATATTTTTTATTCTATCAACTTTTCTTTTAGCCAATTTAGATCCACCGAATATTCCTAATAAAAAAACCACATAGATTCACACAATGACATAATCGGTTTTACCAGAAGATAACACATGTCAGAACGACGTATACGATTTTATATCGAAATGAACCAGAGTAATTCCAGTACTCCTAAGATATGCAGTGTTAAAAATTCTAACTGTTTGAATAAGCATAATCAAGTCCGACAGATAAGGCAATATGCAGCTCTGCTCTCTTATGGTATTCCAAACAAGCTAACACCAACAAGACTGAGCCCACGTGTCTTATCTTAACACAATTATCATATACCATGCATTTTATTAAGAACGAGTACACCGAGCCCAAATTTACACCATCTCAACTAGAGTTCAATCTGTCCTCTATAGTCCATACATTCAAAAACTTTAAAATAACCTATCTGAGCAATCCACGGGCCCGTCCAACGCATTACTAATGTAAAAAATCAAACTAATTCTCAGACGACTTTCATCAAACACTTCATTGGCATTAATCAAAAACTAGCTAAAAATCAAACAAACTGCAAAATACACACAAAATTGAACATGGGCCACCACCAATTACAAAACCCATCAAGATTAAACACACCTCACCAAggagaaaaaattaaaaaaaaaataagaatttaaaGAACAATAAAACCCACAAAAACGAGCGTATTATTCATATAAAAAGAAACAAAGAAAGATTGTATTCTTGAAGGAAGAAATAGAGAAGGGGATATTAGCTGACCTGATAGTTTGAGATTTGTAAGTGCAGCAAAGCCGAAGGCAATTGCAAGAAAATTTACTTCGATTTCCCAAAAAAATGAACACCGAGTTTTATTTAGGGGATTCGTATTATATAGTATCAatacaattattttatttatacaaAAATTGTAAATTTTTTCTACTATGTTATTTTTCACTATGGATAAAATATCGTGAAGTTCTCGATGAATTACTAATCGATAAAGTAGTAATTTCggtaaaataatatttttttccgGTTCCAATATAACAAACACACTGTATATTTACTCTCATAAAAATAAAAAGCGGACTaaagtaatttttttttattgATTTCAACCATATCACTTTAAAGAGTTTTAACTTTATATTAACATTGATTTATGTATTTTTAAGCAATCATGTTTCTCATAAATTATTGTTTTATCTAAAATTTTAGACTTAATCACTTTTTACGCCTTAAAGTTTGCATAAAAATCGTTCATTTTTATTCTTGAAGGGCTAAAAAGTATCTTTTTAACATTGGCACGAGAAAAAATGGTATAAATCAGCTTGTCTGAAGGTAATAAATATGTTTTCATTGATTGAATCTGATTTTTTTTCTACTTGTTCTACTACAATTTTGAATTAAAGATTTAAGGTTTAAAACATTGTTAAGCCAAAATTTTATTGAGATTTTATTAAGTCTTTAAATAGAGTGACATTGCAATTAAGGGGATTTTATTAAATAGAACGTTTCGAGTTTTTAATTGGATTTTTAACGTTTTTTAGCACTTGACTGTTTAATTAAGATATCATATAGTTATCAAAATCTAGTTAGATATTATAAATGTATATCAAATTATATGATTTTTTTATTGACAAAATAGTAAATTTTGGAAGATTtgttaatatattttattaatccTGGCGAGGTTTTATGCGGCTTTCAGAAAATATGTATTATGCAAGTAACTGTCCAATCTTCGAGGCCGAGATTTGACGATATCAGATATCAATTTGGATTTGACTGATGCAACATATTTTGTGAATTCACCTTGTGTTATCAGACGGTGTTTCATTTCCTTGTGTAAGTCCCTCTGGTTAGAAGATTTGCAAATGCTGAAGATTTATATCTGTGTATGTCGCGATTTGGATGAATTGGGGTACTTGGGTTGATATATGTTTGGTGGACCAGATTAATATTGGACAATGACAAACAGTCCAGTAAGAATAGGCTACAAGCCCAATTGTAAAACAAGCATTTTAGGTTTAAGTCCTATATATGCAACATGCTCTACATCCTAGAGGATTTATCAATGAAATGAACTTTTATTGTATCTTTTATTTTCACTGCATTTTATTCCTTGTTCTTAGCTTAACTTCAATCAAAAACCCAAAAATATTGACAAAATCATGACAAATGATATCAGAGCCTGCGATTTCTAGGACATGGCGTACACTGTTACCGTTGATTATCCTTCCATTTCATATCCTTCAAATCAATTCCAGAACcctaattttcatcattcatacctACACACACCTTTTTCAACATATATGCTTCAATACACATCACCTCCAACGCCTCCATATCTTATACACCCACTTAAACTGCCACCTCTACCACCACCTCATCAATTTTATACTGCTACCAGCGCACTTGCAAATTCAGCAACTCATGTGCCAGTTTCTTCTATTAATAGGACCTTCTTACACCAAATTGATAGCAAAATTAGTTAGTTGGataacaaaatcaatcaagtgataGATTTAATAGAGGAGAAAACGAGAGTAACAAATTTATTAAATTTGTTGAAAGACGAGGGAACTGTTACTACTTGTGAAATGCCAGTTTTCGGGCCTGTTGATAATGTTTGGCATAAGATGGAGGAGAGAATGACTCAAATAACTCACATACTTGAGAAGACGGGGAAGAGCTGTGAAATTTCATCAGAGATGATCAACGAGAATATATTAGAAATAAAAGTTGAAGCAAATTTGCCCGAAGTAGTCAAGGAGGATGTGTTGGGAATTGTCGAAGACGCCAAAAGAGCGCCCTGACAAAAGAGACATACTCAAATACGTTAAATTTGTTACCTGCAATATTCGCACATCATGTATTTGATGAAAATTCCAAGAGAATATATTTCTGAAACGTTCCAATAGCGACGCCGCAAGGTACAAATTCAGTTATCTACTCTCCCAAACTCTATTGCAATGCTTTAAAAATAGATTATGACAGGGTTGTGGCTTATAAGCTTCATGAGAATGAGTATGGTAAAGTTTTTGAAAATTTTGGTGTTAATCTCAAAAATAATGTAAATGGAACACAAATGTTTGATGGATATGACTGTGATGTGCTTATTCAAGGATTGTATAATCATAAGAAGTTGGTTCTAGTCGAGAGGTCATTTGATGCTGGGAAATGTTTTCTAGTTTTTGATGGTGACATGATATGTTATAAGAAACTACATGAGGATGAGTATGGCAAGTTTGAGCTTATAGCAGAAATTAATAAATACTTATTTTAGTCGGAGTTTCTTGAGAAGGGTATTGGATTTGTTGTTTCATTGAACTGTTTTTGTGGCGATGGTAATCTTTAGAAGAACTGGTGTTTGGATTCTATGTCTGGATTTATACATGAAGAAATTCAAAGAGTTGTGAGGGTTCTTTCGAGAAGAACGAAAAACAATCATGTTCTTATTGGAAAGCCTGGAGTGGGGAAAATAACTGTTGTTGAAGGCCTATCACAGAGGAATGTTAGGGGAGATGTACCGAGTAATCTATATGATGTAAGGCTAATTGCATTGGACATGGGGGTTTTAGTTGTCGGGGCAAAATATCGATGGGGGTTCGAGAAAAGATTGAAATCAGTTTTGTAGGAAGTAGATGAGGCTGATGTGATGGTGATTCTATTTATTAAAGAGATTCACTTGGTTCTTGGTACTGGTCGAACATAAGGGTTTTTGGATGCTGCTAATTTGTTTAAACCAATGCTTGTCAGAGGGCAGTTTGCGTCGCATTGATGCCACCATTTTGGAGGAAAACAGGAAATATGTGGAACAAGATGTTGCGGCTGAGAGGCGTTTTCAACAAGTTTATGTGACTGAACCTAGTGTGCTCGACACAATTAACATCCCCCAAGGCCTGAAAGATAGATATGAAGGACATCATGGTGTTCGAATACAGGAAAGAGCTCTTGCTAATGCAGCACAACTGTCAAGCCGATACATTACTGGTAAATATTTTTCAGACAACACAATCAATTTTATTGATGAAATTTGCGCAAATGTGCAACCTGGTAGTCAACCTGAAGAAATTGATAACCTGGAGAGCACTAGAATGCAACTAAAAATTGAGCTTCATGCCCGTGAGAAAGAGAAACATTAAGTTAGCAAATCTCGTGTTGGAAAGGTAAAAATGGAGCTTGATGATCTAAGGGATAAGATTCAATCGTTAATGATAAAGTACAAAAGAGAGGAGAATATCAAAATATATTCGTCCACTTAAACAAAAGAGGGAGAAGCTTAATTTTAGATCTCAAGAAGCTGAAAGAAGAAGTGATTTGGGTAGGGTTGCGGATCTGAGATGTGGTGCTATTCAGGAAGTGGAGAGTGCATTGATAAGGCTCAAAGGGAATACAGACGAAAATCTAATGCTCACAGAAATTGTTGGCCCCGAGCAAATTGCATAAATTGTTAGTTGATGGACTAGTATTCCTGTGACAAAGCTCGGACAAATTGAGAAAGAGAGGTTGATTGATGTTGGTGATAGGCTTAATGGAAAAATGGTGGGTCAAAACCAAGTTGTTGGTGCTGTTGCAAAAGCTGTTCTTAGGTCGAGAGCAGGACCAGAAAAGGCACAACAGCCCACTGGTTCACACCTGTTTTTAAGTTCATCTGGTGTTGAGAAAACAGAGCTTGGTAAAGCTCTTGGAGAACTGTTGTTTGATGACAATTTTTTGATCAGGATTCAAGTTAAACTTCATTCTCGGTGATAAGGCTAATATTCGAGAATTTGAGAAGTACTGAGATTATTTAAAGTACATCCTTGAGGACAAGTATGTTTTCAAGAGCAAGGCATTGTCACGATTTGGATCAATTGGGGTACTTGGGTTGATAGATGTTTGGTGGACCAGATTAATGTTGGACAGTGACAAACAGTCCATGAAGAATAGGCTACAAGCCCAATAGTAAAACAAGCATTTTAGGTATAAGTTCTATATATGCAACATTCTCTGCATCCTGGAGGATTTATCAAATGAAATGAAATGAAGTTTTATTGTATCTTTTATTTTCTCTGCATTTTATTCCTTGTTCTTAGCTTAACTTCAATCAAAAACCCAAAAATATTGACAAAATCATGACAAATGGTATTAGAGCCTGCGATTTCTGGGACATGGCGTACACACCGTTGATTATCCTTCCATTTCATATCCTTAAAATCAATTCCAGAACcctaattttcatcattcataccCACACACACCTTTTCCAACATATATGCTTCAATACACATCACCTCCAACGCCTCCATATCTTGTACACCCACTTGAACCACCACCTCTACCACCACCTCATCAATTTTATACTGCTTCCTGCGCACCTGCAAATCCAGCAACTCTTGTGCCAGTTTCTTCTGTTACTAGGACCTTCTTACACCAAATGGATAGCAAAATTAGTCAGTTGGataacaaaatcaatcaagtgacAACGTTAATAGAGGGGAAGACGAGAGTAACAAATTTATTAAATCTGTTTAAAGACGAAGGAACTGTTACTACTTGTGAAGTGCTAGTTCCCGGGCCTGTTGATAATGTTTGGCGTAAGATGGAGGAGAGAATGACTCAAATAACTCACATACCTGAGAAGATGGGGAAGAGCTGTGAAACTTCATCAGAGATGATCAACGAGAATATATTAGAAATAAAGGTTGAAGCAGATATGCCCGAAGTAGTCAAGGAGGATGTGCTGGGAATTGTCGAAGACGACAAAAAGAGCACCCTGGCAAAAGAGACATACTCAAATACGCCAAATTTGTTACCTGCAATATTCGCACATCATGTATTTGATGAAAATTCCAAGATAATATATTTCCAAAACGTTCCAATAACGACGTCGCAAGGTACAAATTCAGTTATCTACTCTCCCAAACTCTATTGAAATGCTTTGAAAATAGATTATGATAGGGTTGTATCTTGTAAGCTTTATGGGAATGAGTATGATAAAGTTTTTGAAAATTTTGGtgttaatttcaaaaataatgtAAATGGAACA
Encoded here:
- the LOC141667175 gene encoding uncharacterized protein LOC141667175; translated protein: MKSKREGKIEDEYEAKRQKMLQPSVTSPPQPAFSNALLPLATYNDDDDEDDDEQAYLEKPVQNHENGPEHQEDEEEEDDEDDDEIGVAQGHRKRMIELRRDCPYLDTVNRQVLDFDFERFCSVSLSNLNVYACLVCGKYFQGRGQKSHAYTHSLEAGHHVYINMQSEKVYCLPDGYEINDPSLEDIRHVLNPRFSREQVDQLDKNRQWSRALDGSDYLPGMVGLNNIKETDFVNVTIQSLMRVTPLRNFFLIPENYAHSKSPLVQRFGELTRKIWHARNFKGQVSPHEFLQAVMKASKKRFKIGSQSDPVEFMSWLLNKLHEKLKSSKKKHSIIHECFQGELEVVKEVHGKAIADKKENGDVLNNGTGNDGAAEGRNVITETSRMPFLMLGLDLPPPPLFQDVMEKNIIPQVPLFNILKKFDGESVTEVVRPRIARMRYRVTKLPQYLILHMRRFTRNNFFVEKNPTLVNFPVKNLELKDYIPLPAPKGKEKVRSKYDLIANIVHDGKPGEGSYRVFVQRKSEELWYEMQDLHVSETLPQMVALSETYMQIYEQQEQH